The DNA region CTGTTCTTACTACAATGAACTAggatcattaaagttttatcTGGTCAGTCTGTTGATGTTGAAGTAACTGAGGGACaacgagcagcagcagcagcagcagcagcagcagcagcagcagcagtcgcTCCACCGACCTGAATATAGCTGTGGATCAGAGTGATGAAGTCATCGACTGTCATCTGCATCACAACATGGGCCTCTGGTACACACACTCCATCATCTGGCTGAGATACACAGGGAGAAGATTTATGATCGATGTGTACGTGCTAATTTATTACTAAATCAGCACATAAATCTGCTTCTCATTTATTTAAGGCAGTTACAGCAAGGTATCAACTTTGACAGGTatttattacttattacttaaACTGAACTGGTGCAGCTTTATCCAGTGAGTTAAATTATATATGAACGCTCAGATGAGTCTGAAAGACCAACTCATTAAGTTCATTAAGTCATTATATATCTCTACTTATGGTCAATAAAAATAGCGAAGGTAATTTTCAATATTGAGGCATTTCATTCTTTGACATTAATGGCCACAGCTCTGTGTGCCTCTGGAGCCTCTCTCTGTCAAAAGCTCTTGGTAAATGAACAAGGCGAACATTAATAACCCCTTCAACAACAgttctgtggttgttttaagCTATTGCTCCACCAACACATGGAAATATGGGTCTGGCGTCACACACTCTTGGACAAGCACTGCTGCTGGAGAGAATCATCAGGGaaacactggtgtgtgtgtgtgtgtgtgtgtgtgttatcaccTGTGCACAGGGAGCCCTCCTCATCCAGCTGACACTGCGAGGGAGGGGTTGTTTCTCTATGGCACAACTGCAACCCAGCGCCTGCACCGACGCCAGCAGAGTCCCACCTCCCTCCAGCTGTAAGagagctgcaaacacaaacacagtcagcagAATAATGTCCACAATAAACCCATTAAACAGCTTAAATAACGCCTTCACAGCATTAACACAATAAGAAAGGTGGCTTTATTTGCAGTCTAAAATTATCCCCATTAAATCTACAGATACCAACAGGACACGACTGAGTCTGAAGGGATTAGTTATCCACTTGTGCACAGTGCCAAGTATTATTTAATGTCTTCTCATTACCTGGGTCCACAGCCACCACCATGTGCCTGATACACTCCTCAGGCCTCAGGGCCTTGGCAGCCTCTGCCAGagctttcctctctgctttctctctctcttgttgcAGCCTGAGTACTTCCTTGtccctctgctgtctctccCTGGCCTGCCTTCTCCTCCGAGCCTCCTCCCTGGAGGCCTGGATCTCCTCCACCGCCCTCTTGGCAGGTTTCCTCTTGGCAGGAGAGGTGTCAGCGCTCCCCACAGTGGAGAAAGGCTTCGGAGGCAGCCGTCGCTGAGGGAGAGCCGCTGCCTCCTCTGGCCCATCAGAGGTCCCCTGGCTCACTGTTTTCACCTGACAGAAGCTGCGTGGGGGCTCCGACTCTGGAAACCTGTTCTGGCGGGAGAGCTGTAAGGGGGCCAGATCGGATGGCGAATACTGCTCAGCATCTTTCCCATtagtgacagcagaggaggcaCTAATCACATTGTCTCGTCTCTGTTTGAGTCTCTGTGCCAGAGGGACATAAGGTGCATCGTCATCAGAATCACTGCTGATCATCATTACATCAGTCGTTCTCTTATATCCGCCTGCATTATCCTTCACTGAGGAGGCGATGGCTGCGTCCTCTTCTTCTGAATCATCCAGGTCAACCAAGTCAGGCTTCTCTGCGTGGCTCTTTGAGGTTTGGCTGAGGTGTCGACCGTGACTGAGGAAATCGAACACAGGCAACTCCTCGTCTAGGTCACTGCTGGGGTCACTGTAGCTGCCCATGCTCTCTCATGTCCAAGCAGAGGTCACTGTATATGAGATATGAGACAGTAATTATCACAGGATCACCAAGCAGCAAGCCCCAAAACTCCCTTTCCTTCTGACAGACGTTTctaacaaaccaaaacatgaaacaataatCAGGACTTATTGATGAAAGTGTGGTTAATATAATTGGTGCACGCTGTGTTCAGCGTAAGAAGATAAATGAGGAGTAATTACCGAAGTCGCCTGGTATAACCTGCAGCTCGGTGACGTGGAAATCTAACTTCTACCTGCCGATAAGAagtaaattactttttaaattggGTTCGGCACAGCAATAACGTTACCTTAAAAAGAAGTGGATGGGACACATAGTGTACAGACAACCAAACTATTAACGAGCACTGAGCAGCGAGCgttaaagacaaagagacagaacagaCGTTAGAGCAGCAGTGTTAATACACAGCGGTTCGCACTCACTTACTTTAAAATCTTGCGCACATAGGTTTAGTTAAGTTTATTCAAGAAGTGGGACATTTAAAGTAAGTATTAACTACTTTAACTAGCGTCCAGTTCTAACTGACAAACAACGCATTTGATTTCCCCGGGTTGCAAAATGATGTTGCATTCATGTTTATCGGAAGTTTCCAAATATCAGTCGGATAGAAGATGTGATatgtgacagttttatttttaaaagaaataaatgaaataaatagtAATCGTTAACTGCAGCGTGACATTTTATAAGTCATAATCAGAAAGTTGTTTTAGGTGAATACATCATCCTGGTCCACCTATAAAGCTCAAGACATTTAAAATATCGCTCATAGCATTTTATTGTCGTTGTTTGAATTAAGCTGACATAAATGTCACTTCCGATTacattcagttttaatgttataGATGGTGAACCGTATTCTCAATGTGTTGGTACGGTTTCGTATCTTTCCTGgggatttttttaaacatttattttgaacgTAGGGGTACGTGAACGTTTCCGGATGTGACGTTACTACTTTGGCCATCGATTGTGACGTATAGTTCAAGATGGCAGCGCTGGCGTCCTTGATGCTGAAGCCCCGAGCAGGTATGAAATAGATATATTAGTGATTTATACGTTCTTCTTTATCCTAGGATTACTCGTGAGAACACGAGACATCAGTGTATTATTTCCCAGCAGCCTCTGCGAATATATGTTGTAATCAAGTGATGATTTACCATCTAACTCCGCTAGCAGCGCTAGCTTCTCAGTTAGACCTGAATGTCAGACATGTGATGCAAACTGCCGACACATTTCGAATGAtattgcagtgtgtttttaaaatacagtaaaagtaTCAATTAAATAGCAGGACCTTGTTGAACTGTGATGTGAGTGACTGGAACATGTCAGGGCTGATGCGGGATGTTTGTGTGACTTGCTGGTTTCAGGTCTGTTGGTGCCGGGTCAGTCCTTTCTGCTGGACTCTGTGAGGTTTGCCTCAAAGAAGGCTGGTAGTAGCTGTAAGAACATCGGAGGAAATAGCCCTGGTCGGAGATATGGCTTCAAGAAACAGGATGGTAATTCCTATTTTCTTCAAAGTATTGCCCAGTTATCTGTAGTCTCTGACGCTTCTCCATATCTCCAACTTTGAACCAGTTCTGGATACTGTCACAATATTAACATAGGAGCAGCTGCATCGTGTAAACTCACAgtaaacacatctgtgtgtatgttaagAGTTGTGTTCCATTTGTGGGTTGGAAGAGTGAAATCTACTCAATCCCCtgaaaagttcattttattATACAAACTTCGTagtattttttgtttaactttttGTCAGTTCAGttagtgaaaataaagaaaaaacttgCAGATTTCctcattaataattaaatataatattttctgATAGCATCCTGGTAGCACTCTATGCAATGTAAACAAGACTGGGAATGTTCTTGATTGATTAATTTAGATATAGATTTTTAATTCTATGTTGACTTTAATGGAAACTAATGAAATTACAAAATCATGAGTAATATTAAGTACAACATATTAATTTAACTGTGTAAAACAATGTTAAAACCTAAAAGAGAATCTCTGCAATGCTCCTGGAAGTGAAGGGACTGATGTGTGATATTCATCAGATGATGTCTGAATATGTCATGATAATAAACGCAGGAACGTAGCTGACCTCTAATATCTCTTTCCATCTGTTTCTAAGGAAACTTTGTCCATGCTGGTAACATCCTTGCAACACAGAAGGTGATGAGGTATCACCCAGGAGCACATGTAAGTATCAAACGTGTTACCCTGATGTTataacagattttaaatgttcaCTTTGACATCTTGCATCTCCTGTCCTGCAGGTGGGGGTGGGAACCAACAAAACTCTCTTTGCTCTGGAGGACGGCCAAGTCAGGTTCACCAAGGAGGTCTACATCCCAAAACCACGCAGCTGGAGGTACACACGGCTCATCTCTAACCTGCCAAAGGGGGCTGTGCTCTACAAGACCTTCATCAACGTCGTGCCACTGAAACAGGAAGGCAAGTTTAAACTGGTGGACATGGTCTAAAActgactggactggactggaatGTCAGTGAGGATCCAAGAGGATTTATTTTGGTGGACTGGCATCTCATGCACCGTGGAGGACTTTGGCAGCTTGGACCTCTATCTTTGACCGATAGTAGATAATGCCCACTGTaatactgaatgaaaactgCAGACTCCATCTTTGGCTGCCAACGATTCATCTGCCACACAAGACATTAGCAGTGAACAGTGTGGTGATTCCTGTATAATCACATAATTCCTATATAACACATGATATTGGTGAAATCTTATTTAAAACCAGTCATCACTTAGATGACACTTACTCTACTTCACCCAGGACATACCACTGTAAAAAACTTTGCCATATTTGCCAAACTACAGTGAACTGTATTTACCACAGTGTTTATCAGTCATTAGATTCTGGATTGATTCAGTTTGCTTTATTGGAtaataaagtttttttctttgtgtaactGTTTCCTGTTAATGACTTGAGTTGTGTGTCAAGTGTATTATTGTGATATATTGATCAGCAATGGAAGAAGTGCTAAgaaaaaacaatgcaaaaaaatgcaacaatgaTTAAAAAGTGCTCAGTTATAAGTAAAATCCTACATTCAAATCTTACTTAagtacagatgtgtgtgtgtgtcttctacAATGGTGGCCTGTGaggaaaatgctttttgggcCGCACGGGAATTTTTCTTTGCAGTACTGAAAAAAATCGCGGCAAGGCTGAGTGGCGGCACCGTATCCAATCCAGTGCCATCCGAATCTTTCCTTCCATGTTCCTTCCCGTGGATGTATtataagaccaatcagaggcggctGCTAGGCGAAACAAAATCCGATGGCCAATGGGCGATTTTTCTGCCgcttgcgtgtgttgtcattggcgGCGTCGTGTGTCGTCATCGGTCATGACCTGGGAAGAGCGCAGAGAAGCGGAATGAACGAAGGCGGGGAAAGCAGATTAAAAACCAACGTCTGAAGCATCTCCTCGGTTTGTCAATGCTGTGAGAAAACCTGATTACCAAGGAGgcctggatgttaaaacaaGCTTGGAAGCTCCTTTattgtcgaacacgagtgaggctggacgccacacacctgcggcgcgaaggtaagactaaggagcgaactagctagcaACTACCGTTAGCATTTGCGTTAACGGTGAGCGTTAGCATTacccttctcttttctttatatattttgaccttatttccatttcagtcttttcatcgcgtgggtaagagtgtgtttgtgcttccgtgactgaggcgtccccCAACGTGGACACAAGGAGCACTTGATAGTCTATTTAAATCCCGGTTGTATTTGTTTATGGTGGacattttgcgtctctttgtAACTCTGttttccatcctggtcattttaactcagtttatatCGGTCTATCATGTCGTTATCATCGCTTTGcgtctatttgtggtcattttgtattatattgcgtctgtacctggctgctttacacctggatgtcagcaTAGCATTAGTGGCGAGCGTTAGCTTTAGCCTTATCTTTTAGTGATGCTTTGAGGCTTTCCCgttttgttgtagtttttgtttccgtgggtttaagtgtgtttgtgtttctgtgactaaagcgtccctCACGTGAGTTGTGGGCACCTTACGGAGGCAGGGTAACTGTTTAGTAATCTGTTTGTCTGATTATCACGTCGTTGTGGTCATTCTGTGTCTATTTGTGATCTTATTGCATCATTTTGAGTCTTTACTTAGCTGTTTAATATCTATTTATGGtcagctgtttctttgtctctttgtggtcgttcttACTGCATCTCTGTGCTTCTGTGTCCTGATCTGAACATAACAGTAATCTGTCTACAGCTATCTGTTGACCCACAGTTGTATTTATTAGTGATGGGggaatttgtttgtggtttctTAATACTTGATTGAGCTCAATTATATGTGAAATTCAAGcttgaaaaaagttttaattcaGTGCTCCTCCATAAGTTTGAGCTGCAAACATTTTCGTACAGTATATAACAACCAGTTCCACACTGAATTActtaaaaatgttcacataagctgctgttttgtaaatgtggttgttattcatttaaaaaaaatgtaaatatgtgttaataacaAAAAGATTGAAATGTGAAACcgtgattctgtatgtgaccgtGTGTCTTGGAAGAAATACTAAGACTTTTTATTGAAGAATGtcaagatgtcaaaaaatgtcatcaggtAGTAAggtataaaaatattatattatactaaggcatgtaaaaccatcaaatgttgtggttcagctgcaatgttgaatatttatgtgttttcattgttaaattGTCAATGAGGAATACATAGTGagtgtatgtttctctttgatttcctccaggtgtaaCCACTTCGTTgacaacatcgtccacgatcacagagacatggtccacgatcggagaggcatcgttgaggatgagggagacatcgtccacgatcgcagagaccttgtcaaagatgagagagacgttgtccatgatcagagacattgtcgctgcttcgcagagctctgtacaagaatcggtagtgacactgtggttcctcgattcgacggcatgaccgtgatcagctgacattgttaatgatcacagagaaacagtctatcatcagagacttggtccacaATCACcgacacattgtcaatgatcgcagagactttgtccataatctcagagacgttgtccgcgatcacagagacgtagtccacgatcacagagagtctttgtacaatgaagaagttctttgagaccaggacagaggcctccaggtaattcacaaacagctttacatcaactgtccaacacagagcactaacgttaaactgtttatgttcagtattgaatatatcgaaaaagtataatcataaaagtagttaatcattttcctttgtatgtttctctttgatattCTCCAGGTGTAACCACTTTGTtgacgacatcgtccacgatcacagagacatggtccatgatcggagagacattgttgaggatgagggagacatcgttcacgatcagagacattgtccatgactcgtggtgactcggtccccgattagtcggcactgccggcgttcagagacattgtcgatgatcgcagagactttgtccataatctcagagacattgtccacgatcacagagacgtagtccatgatcggagagagtCTACgtgcaatgaagaagttctttgagagcaggacagaggcctcaaggtaattaacagctttacatcaagtgaggcctcaaaaactgtcacagtaaggtgtcaaaatgatttgtgaaatgttgtggttgagctgtaatgttggatatttctctgtgttttcatggttaaaccgTTGATGAgaaataggtagtagtatattgatcattttcctttgtatgtttctctttgatttcctccagctgtcagcacttcgtccatgacatcgtctcgAGACGTCGtcctcgatcggagagacattgttgaggatgagggagacatcgtccgtgatctgagacattgtccatgactcgtggtgacttggtccccgataagtcggcattgccggcgttcatggagacattgtcgatgatcgcagagactttgtccataatctcagagacattgtccgcgattgcAGAGACGTCgttcacgatcgcagagacatggtccatgatcggagagacattgttgaggatgagggagacatcgtccatgatcagagacattgtccacgatcgcagaaaccttgttaaagacgagagagacattgtcccatgcttcgcggagctctgcgcaagaatcggtagagacactgtggttcctcgattcgacggcatgaccgcgttcatggagacattgtcgttgatctcagagacattgtctgcaatcacagagacattgttcatgatcacagagactttgtccataatctcagagacattgtccgcgatcgcagagacgtagtccacgatcacagagagtcttcgtacaatgaagaagttctttgagaccaggacagaggcctccaggtaattcacaaacagctttacatcaactgttcaacacacagcactgacattaaacttttcatgttcagtatttgatcttcagtccaaattgttcattatttgtcaaaatagacttaattcacaaatgaatttatttacatagttcatgtaagaacagttcaaagaaaaggaggaatttaaggataaaatgaaaatatcaaaacacgtcgttgtatagtacggcataaa from Lates calcarifer isolate ASB-BC8 unplaced genomic scaffold, TLL_Latcal_v3 _unitig_1917_quiver_1929, whole genome shotgun sequence includes:
- the LOC108891290 gene encoding 39S ribosomal protein L27, mitochondrial, with the protein product MAALASLMLKPRAGLLVPGQSFLLDSVRFASKKAGSSCKNIGGNSPGRRYGFKKQDGNFVHAGNILATQKVMRYHPGAHVGVGTNKTLFALEDGQVRFTKEVYIPKPRSWRYTRLISNLPKGAVLYKTFINVVPLKQEGKFKLVDMV
- the LOC108891289 gene encoding LOW QUALITY PROTEIN: crossover junction endonuclease EME1-like (The sequence of the model RefSeq protein was modified relative to this genomic sequence to represent the inferred CDS: deleted 1 base in 1 codon), producing MGSYSDPSSDLDEELPVFDFLSHGRHLSQTSKSHAEKPDLVDLDDSEEEDAAIASSVKDNAGGYKRTTDVMMISSDSDDDAPYVPLAQRLKQRRDNVISASSAVTNGKDAEQYSPSDLAPLQLSRQNRFPESEPPRSFCQVKTVSQGTSDGPEEAAALPQRRLPPKPFSTVGSADTSPAKRKPAKRAVEEIQASREEARRRRQARERQQRDKEVLRLQQEREKAERKALAEAAKALRPEECIRHMVVAVDPALLQLEGGGTLLASVQALGCSCAIEKQPLPRSVSWMRRAPCAQPDDGVCVPEAHVVMQMTVDDFITLIHSYIQEERPGRSDSGPTLTSWVQQQQRRHPGKILSLVVVDMEKYFRSQKSQSQKRFREAVANEERGGGKARRRGRNGGAEALPEVSRVEVEEVG